The proteins below come from a single Benincasa hispida cultivar B227 chromosome 4, ASM972705v1, whole genome shotgun sequence genomic window:
- the LOC120075969 gene encoding uncharacterized membrane protein At1g75140-like translates to MANPRKGKLLFIYLLLVFAFLHVSRVVVCSSSSFELNQSGIEVPFEVRQYDLLKNLEELVRNLSDVVSKLELRLSDIPTVVRREKLNPDASRRVMPEGDTLNDGGDGGLDNKIQDGSRARAVSVTKYSPFWSERFHFLSAVKLESDATCINVLPLRDFEGNSKYVAVGDEKGRIYVFMRSGDVAIELPTVSESPITAMLSYMSIYKNETLLVTGHKNGMILMHRIWEGSNGEELNLIFMEHVVEFADTDSQEDESPISILEVHHVGWTRYILSSDFRGVIKVFKEDGTVYGSVMPMSRPIAFLKQRLLFLTESGAGSLDLRSMKLRESECEGLNYSLARNYVFDATERSKAYGFTSDGDLIHVLLLGDIMNFKCRIRSKRKFELDGPLVFQAIKGYLLVISNEKVHIFNVSSQHYVRVGAPRLLFSAGLDEIMSSFLNYQNLDLESEGNFIPLISSDREKLVVLGLGGGYVGMYRSNLPVFKGEFNTMLWTSPVLFFILFLFGAWHLFAKKKEALTSWGPDDSFTATSPTTGAPLGTGSSERASFIDPPSRTTDMMDLRGGAGLRGPPRRYGSPTGYPGGATSSFRPATTSDHSSRPAAVDPNYRAASEIKFRGSPLEPPGFPKRREPLFANNQVVNQVVAENN, encoded by the coding sequence ATGGCGAATCCGCGGAAAGGCAAGCTCCTTTTCATCTATTTACTACTCGTTTTTGCTTTTCTCCATGTTTCTAGGGTTGTTGTATGTAGTTCCAGCTCATTTGAGCTGAATCAATCTGGAATTGAAGTCCCTTTTGAAGTTAGACAGTATGATTTACTTAAAAATCTTGAAGAGTTAGTGAGAAACCTTAGCGATGTAGTTTCTAAGCTGGAGTTGAGGTTATCTGATATTCCCACGGTGGTGCGTAGAGAGAAATTGAATCCTGATGCTTCCAGACGAGTAATGCCCGAGGGGGATACTCTGAATGATGGTGGAGATGGCGGTTTGGATAATAAAATTCAAGATGGGAGTAGAGCGAGAGCTGTTTCAGTGACCAAATACAGTCCATTTTGGTCTGAGAGGTTTCACTTTTTGTCTGCTGTGAAACTGGAGTCTGATGCTACTTGTATCAATGTCTTGCCTCTTAGGGATTTTGAGGGGAATAGCAAGTATGTTGCGGTTGGAGATGAGAAAGGGAGGATTTACGTGTTTATGAGAAGTGGAGATGTCGCGATTGAGCTTCCTACGGTGTCTGAATCTCCCATTACAGCAATGCTTTCGTATATGTCCATTTATAAGAACGAGACCCTTTTGGTTACTGGGCACAAGAATGGGATGATCTTGATGCATCGGATTTGGGAGGGATCGAATGGGGAGGAGttgaatttgattttcatggaaCATGTTGTGGAATTTGCGGATACTGACAGTCAGGAGGACGAGTCACCAATTTCCATATTGGAAGTGCATCATGTTGGGTGGACTAGGTACATTCTATCTTCAGATTTCAGGGGAGTGATTAAGGTTTTCAAAGAAGATGGTACAGTTTATGGTTCTGTCATGCCGATGAGTAGGCCGATAGCATTCTTGAAGCAGAGGCTTTTATTCTTGACAGAAAGTGGTGCTGGCTCATTGGATTTGAGAAGCATGAAACTTAGGGAGTCCGAATGTGAGGGATTGAATTATTCTCTTGCTCGGAACTATGTGTTTGATGCCACGGAGCGATCTAAAGCCTATGGTTTTACATCAGATGGTGATTTAATTCATGTTTTGCTGTTGGGGGATATAATGAACTTTAAATGCAGGATTAGATCTAAAAGGAAGTTTGAGCTTGATGGACCACTTGTCTTTCAGGCTATTAAGGGTTATTTGCTTGTGATCAGCAATGAGAAGGTTCATATTTTCAACGTGTCGTCTCAACATTATGTTAGAGTTGGTGCACCAAGGCTTCTATTTTCTGCTGGTCTAGATGAGATCATGTCATCTTTCCTGAATTACCAGAATTTGGATTTAGAGTCTGAAGGAAATTTTATACCCTTAATATCTAGCGATCGTGAAAAGCTTGTGGTTCTTGGACTTGGGGGTGGATATGTAGGAATGTATCGATCTAATCTTCCAGTTTTCAAAGGGGAGTTCAATACAATGCTCTGGACAAGCCCGGTTCTGTTTTTCATACTCTTTCTCTTTGGAGCTTGGCACTTATTTGCCAAGAAGAAGGAGGCGCTCACTTCATGGGGACCCGATGACTCTTTTACTGCCACTTCACCTACTACTGGAGCTCCATTGGGAACTGGATCCAGCGAGCGAGCATCTTTCATAGACCCTCCTTCAAGAACTACCGATATGATGGATCTCAGAGGTGGTGCTGGCCTAAGAGGACCACCACGGCGTTATGGTTCTCCAACAGGGTATCCTGGTGGGGCAACAAGTTCCTTTAGGCCAGCTACGACCAGTGACCATAGCTCGAGACCAGCTGCAGTTGATCCAAATTATAGAGCAGCTTCAGAGATAAAATTCAGGGGATCACCTTTAGAACCTCCAGGATTTCCAAAACGACGGGAGCCTCTATTTGCAAACAATCAAGTCGTCAATCAAGTGGTGGCTGAAAACAATTAA